AAAACCCCTGCGTCTAAGATAATCTGAGAGTTTCCTTAACTCTTTCCCCCGAAAATCACCCCCCCACCCCCCCCCTTGAACAAAGGGGGGGATAGCCGGATTCGCTTCTGACTTCTTGCTTCTTACTTCTAACTTCTTACCTCTAAAACTTAACCTCTTACCTAATGCCTTCCTTGCTATATCCTTTTCATCATACTCTTTGAAAATCCTGCTGACCGCCTCATCCGTTATCTCTTTATTAATCCCCTTCTCCTTTAATCCCTGTTTGATTAAATCAGGACCAAACTTCTTCCTCTTTACTGCCTCATAAGTAAATTTATATGCAAACAGCTCGTCATTTATATATCCCTCAGACAGTAATTTACTGATGACCTTATTGACACTGCCTTCCGTGAACCCTTTTTGTGAGAGCCTTTCTCGTAGGTCTTTTACACTCCTGTCACATATACTCAATAAATTTAAGGCAGATGAGTAGGCTGTTTTGAATTCATCCGGATAGAACCCCATCCCCACCCTGCCCTCCCCTTGAAGGGGAGGGTTTTTTGTATCCTTCCGTGAGCCTAATGTTTGCGAGGATTCATTATCGATTGTATATCTGTTTGTCTTCTTGCTTCTCACGCCCACCCTCACCCTAACCCTCTCCCTGAGGGAGAGGGAATTTTAGACTTAACTATTCACTACTCACTATCTTCTCATCTCTCCTGCCATCTCATATCACTAGCAGACTGTATGCCTTTTACTTTTAATGCAAAATCATCCGGATTACTGCACCGTCTGAGGGCCTCTTCATAACTTATCAGCTCTGCCTTGAATAATTTATAAAGAGACTGATCAAAGGTCTGCATACCATACTGAGATGCACCTGACGCAATAAGGTCCTGAATCTTTCTGGTCTTTTCAGGGTCTATTATACATTCCTTTATAGTTGCTGTTGCAATCATAACCTCTACTGCCGGCACCCTTCCTTTGCCATCTCTTTTTGGAACAAGCCTTAATGAAACTATCCCCTTAATTACAGAGGCAAGCTGCATCCTTATCTGTTTTTGCTGATATGGCGGGAAGACTGCAATTATCCTGTTTATAGTCTCTGTTGCATCTACTGTATGCAAGGTGCTCATTACAAGGTGGCCTGTCTCTGCGGCAGTAAGTGCAGTTGAGATGGTCTCGAAGTCACGCATCTCTCCTACGAGTATCACATCAGGGTCCTGACGCAGTGCACTTCTTAACGCATTTGCAAATGTGTCTGCATCATTACCAATCTCCCTTTGATTGATCAGGCTCTTCTTATCCCTGTAAAGAAACTCGATCGGGTCTTCAATTGTCATGACATGCATTGTCTTATAAATATTTACATGCTCAATCATTGCCGCAAGCGTGGTGGATTTACCGCTTCCGGTTGTACCTGTGACAAGGATTAAACCACGTGGTTCTAATGCAAGTTTTTCCAGTATCTTTGGGAGGCCGAGTTCTTCCACAGTCAGAATCTTCATGGGTATTACCCTGAAGACCATTCCTATAGTGCCTCTCTGCTGAAATACATTTACCCTGAAACGCCCAAGCCCTGCAACTCCATAAGATAAGTCAATCTCTTTCTTCTCGATAAACCGCTTCTTTTGCGTATCAGACATTACAGCAGACACTATTGCAATTGCATCCTCCTGCGTTATCCTCGGCAAATTCTCAAGCGGAGTAAGCTCCCCATTTATCCTTGCAATAGGGAGCGATCCGACCTTAACATGCAGATCAGATGCATTCTTTGAAACAACCAATGTAAGGAGTTCGTTAATGTCCATTTTGTTTATCCAATATCCGAAAACAACCCCATCCCCACCCTAACCCTCCCCTCAAGGGAGGGGGGATTTTTATGGGCAATCTTACTTCTTGTTTCTAGCTTCTTGCCTCTTCCTTCTGCTACCTGCTCCCTGCTTACTGCTTACTTTCTGAGCCTTCCGCCTTATTCAATCCGCAGGCCTCTTTTATTCGGACTTCTACATCCTTCGCTAAAGCAGGGTTATCCCTTAATGCAATGCGTGCATTCTCCCTGCCCTGGCCAATCCTCTCGCCCTTACATGCATACCATGAACCGCTCTTCTCAATTACACCTTTCTCAACGCCAATATCTATTAATTCACCAAGCTTTGAGATGCCTTCATTAAACAGTATGTCAAACTCCGCCTGTTTAAATGGTGCTGCAAGTTTGTTCTTTACAACCTTCACCCTTACCCTGTTGCCTGTAATCTCCTGTCCTTCTTTTATCGTTTCAATCTTCCTTATGTCCAACCTTACAGATGAGTAAAACTTCAGTGCATTACCGCCGGTAGTAGTCTCAGGATTTCCGAACATGACCCCAAGCTTCATCCTTATCTGGTTGATGAAGATCACAGTTGTCATGGATTTGCTTATAGAGGCCGTGAGTTTTCTTAATGCCTGGGACATCAGCCTTGCCTGTAACCCCATGTGGGAATCCCCCATCTCGCCTTCTATCTCCGCCCTCGGGACAAGCGCGGCTACAGAGTCTACAACAATTACATCCACTGCCCCGCTCCTTACAAGAGTCTCCGCTATCTCAAGCGCCTGTTCACCGGTATCAGGTTGTGAAACGAGCAGGTCATCTGTATTAACACCAAGCTTCTTTGCATATCCTATATCAAGTGCATGTTCAGCGTCTATAAAGGCCGCTGCACCGCCGTTCTTCTGTGCCTCTGCAACTATATGCAGGGTAAGGGTTGTCTTACCTGAAGACTCAGGCCCGAATATCTCTATAACCCTTCCCCTCGGCATTCCACCGACACCAAGCGCTATATCAAGGCCTAGTGAGCCTGTTGATATAACCGGTAGATCTGCAAGCGGCCCGCTTGTCCCCAGTCTCATGATTGCCCCTTTTCCGAACTGTTTCTCAATCTGCGAAAGGGCAAGGTCCAATGCCTTTATCTTCTGTTCTCTCTCTCCCATGGTCAATCTCCTTTCAATTGCAATAAATAAAGTTCTGTATATAAAGCGCCTTCAGGTCTCAGGTCGCTCTTTATCAGATGAACGGCTGAGACACTGAAACCGCCAATCTCTGTGTTTCTATCTCCATCCATAATTGCCGATAACTGCGATAAATTTCTATTAGACCTTACACGTCCCAATGTAATGTGCGGCGAGAATCTTCTCTTTTCAGCGGGAAACCCTATCTCTTCAAGTTGATATTCAATACCTCTCTGAATCTTAATAAGGTTATTTCCGTTTTCATTTAAACCTATCCACATAACACGGGGATGCCTTCCACGCGAAACCACCCCCCCTACCCCCCCCTTGTTAAGGGGGGGAATTGGGGGGGGGGGTGGAAATACGCCGATGCCCGATACCTGAAGTGAAAAAGGGGTTATACCGGCACAGGCAATGTTCATCGCTGTCTCAATCT
The sequence above is a segment of the Nitrospirota bacterium genome. Coding sequences within it:
- a CDS encoding regulatory protein RecX produces the protein MGFYPDEFKTAYSSALNLLSICDRSVKDLRERLSQKGFTEGSVNKVISKLLSEGYINDELFAYKFTYEAVKRKKFGPDLIKQGLKEKGINKEITDEAVSRIFKEYDEKDIARKALGKRLSFRGKKLEVRSKKSEANPAIPPFVQGGGWGGDFRGKELRKLSDYLRRRGFSYDIIRDTIREIEKEYDI
- a CDS encoding type IV pilus twitching motility protein PilT, encoding MDINELLTLVVSKNASDLHVKVGSLPIARINGELTPLENLPRITQEDAIAIVSAVMSDTQKKRFIEKKEIDLSYGVAGLGRFRVNVFQQRGTIGMVFRVIPMKILTVEELGLPKILEKLALEPRGLILVTGTTGSGKSTTLAAMIEHVNIYKTMHVMTIEDPIEFLYRDKKSLINQREIGNDADTFANALRSALRQDPDVILVGEMRDFETISTALTAAETGHLVMSTLHTVDATETINRIIAVFPPYQQKQIRMQLASVIKGIVSLRLVPKRDGKGRVPAVEVMIATATIKECIIDPEKTRKIQDLIASGASQYGMQTFDQSLYKLFKAELISYEEALRRCSNPDDFALKVKGIQSASDMRWQER
- the recA gene encoding recombinase RecA, with amino-acid sequence MGEREQKIKALDLALSQIEKQFGKGAIMRLGTSGPLADLPVISTGSLGLDIALGVGGMPRGRVIEIFGPESSGKTTLTLHIVAEAQKNGGAAAFIDAEHALDIGYAKKLGVNTDDLLVSQPDTGEQALEIAETLVRSGAVDVIVVDSVAALVPRAEIEGEMGDSHMGLQARLMSQALRKLTASISKSMTTVIFINQIRMKLGVMFGNPETTTGGNALKFYSSVRLDIRKIETIKEGQEITGNRVRVKVVKNKLAAPFKQAEFDILFNEGISKLGELIDIGVEKGVIEKSGSWYACKGERIGQGRENARIALRDNPALAKDVEVRIKEACGLNKAEGSESKQ
- the thpR gene encoding RNA 2',3'-cyclic phosphodiesterase — its product is MRCFISIAIPEDIKKKMSAIQERMKRSGADVSWTKPDGMHLTLKFLGEIEEKRVAKIETAMNIACAGITPFSLQVSGIGVFPPPPPIPPLNKGGVGGVVSRGRHPRVMWIGLNENGNNLIKIQRGIEYQLEEIGFPAEKRRFSPHITLGRVRSNRNLSQLSAIMDGDRNTEIGGFSVSAVHLIKSDLRPEGALYTELYLLQLKGD